The Novosphingobium kaempferiae genome includes a window with the following:
- a CDS encoding bifunctional phosphopantothenoylcysteine decarboxylase/phosphopantothenate synthase translates to MNGPRILLIVGGGIAAYKSCELVRTIRREGGSVTCVLTDGGAKFVTPMTLAALSENPVHTTLWDLKNEAEMGHIQLSRQADLVVVCPATADLLAKMAAGMADDLATTLLLATDKPVLAVPAMNVRMWLHAATTRNVQTLRDSGVEVMEPDEGPMACGEYGPGRLPEPAEIWQRIARSLGHGPEGVVPEDLGGLSGAMIPRGPRAVASVLDPASPLAAKGSARAAPSTDPNALELIPLSDDPLPLFGRHVLVTAGPTHEPIDPVRYIANRSSGKQGFAIAAAAAQAGARVTLVSGPVHLPTPPGVDRVDVESALEMAEAVDAALPADVAVMVAAVADWRVVRSADQKLKKQGGAVPPLELTENPDILAGLARGLRRPPLVVGFAAETQDVIRYAQAKRERKGADWIVANDVSGDVMGGDANTVHIVTADDVVSLPEMPKEDVARVLVERIADALAG, encoded by the coding sequence ATGAACGGACCGCGCATTCTGCTGATCGTGGGCGGCGGCATCGCTGCCTACAAGTCCTGCGAACTCGTCCGCACGATCCGCCGCGAAGGCGGCTCCGTAACGTGCGTTCTGACCGACGGCGGCGCGAAATTCGTGACGCCGATGACGCTTGCCGCGCTCTCCGAGAACCCGGTCCACACGACGCTCTGGGATCTCAAGAACGAGGCCGAGATGGGCCATATCCAACTCAGCCGGCAGGCCGACCTGGTGGTAGTCTGCCCGGCGACGGCGGACTTGCTGGCGAAGATGGCGGCGGGCATGGCGGATGACCTTGCGACCACGCTGCTGCTCGCCACCGACAAGCCGGTGCTGGCGGTCCCGGCGATGAACGTGCGCATGTGGCTCCACGCCGCGACCACGCGCAACGTCCAGACCCTGCGCGATTCGGGCGTCGAGGTGATGGAGCCCGACGAAGGCCCGATGGCCTGCGGCGAATACGGCCCCGGTCGCCTGCCCGAACCGGCGGAAATCTGGCAGCGCATCGCCCGCTCGCTCGGCCACGGGCCGGAGGGCGTGGTGCCCGAGGATCTCGGCGGGCTGTCCGGGGCGATGATCCCGCGCGGGCCGCGTGCGGTGGCTTCGGTGCTCGACCCCGCATCGCCGCTGGCGGCCAAGGGCAGCGCCCGCGCGGCGCCCTCGACCGATCCGAACGCCCTCGAACTGATCCCGCTTTCCGACGATCCGCTGCCGCTGTTCGGCAGGCATGTCCTCGTCACCGCCGGGCCGACGCACGAGCCGATCGACCCGGTGCGCTACATCGCCAACCGTTCGTCCGGCAAGCAGGGTTTTGCGATCGCCGCCGCCGCCGCGCAGGCGGGCGCACGGGTGACGCTGGTGTCCGGCCCGGTCCACCTGCCGACCCCGCCGGGCGTGGACCGCGTCGATGTCGAGAGCGCGCTGGAGATGGCGGAGGCGGTCGATGCGGCGCTGCCCGCCGACGTCGCGGTGATGGTCGCCGCCGTCGCCGACTGGCGCGTGGTGCGCTCCGCCGACCAGAAGCTCAAGAAGCAGGGCGGGGCGGTGCCGCCGCTCGAACTGACCGAAAACCCGGATATCCTCGCCGGTCTCGCCAGGGGCCTGCGCCGTCCGCCGCTGGTGGTCGGCTTCGCCGCAGAGACGCAGGACGTCATCCGCTACGCCCAGGCCAAGCGCGAACGCAAGGGCGCCGACTGGATCGTCGCCAACGACGTTTCTGGCGATGTCATGGGCGGCGACGCCAATACCGTCCACATCGTCACTGCCGACGACGTGGTTTCCCTACCCGAAATGCCCAAGGAGGACGTCGCGCGCGTCCTCGTCGAAAGGATCGCAGATGCACTCGCCGGATGA
- a CDS encoding DUF4870 family protein produces the protein MSDFDPKPATSAPTTSGFDFNNPTIINLLYLASYITGITGIVGVVLAYVWRGEPKAAWEVSHYEYAIKTFWIFLIGTVVGFMLIIALIGFLILPAVAILVIVRCVMSILNAQKQVPMPNPGSWLV, from the coding sequence ATGAGCGATTTCGACCCCAAGCCTGCGACTTCGGCCCCCACTACTTCGGGCTTCGACTTCAACAACCCGACGATCATCAACCTGCTTTATCTGGCCTCGTACATCACGGGGATCACCGGCATCGTCGGCGTCGTCCTCGCCTACGTCTGGCGCGGCGAACCCAAGGCGGCGTGGGAGGTTTCGCACTACGAATACGCGATCAAGACCTTCTGGATCTTCCTGATCGGAACCGTCGTGGGCTTCATGCTCATCATCGCGCTGATCGGCTTCCTGATCCTGCCCGCCGTGGCGATCCTCGTGATCGTGCGCTGCGTGATGAGCATCCTCAACGCGCAGAAGCAGGTGCCGATGCCCAATCCGGGATCTTGGCTGGTCTGA
- a CDS encoding class I SAM-dependent methyltransferase, which produces MSSDIGSEPTSTETETVSFGYEDVAAADKEGRVGAVFSSVARKYDVMNDAMSVGMHRLWKDKFVRRVRPRPGEQILDMAGGTGDIAFRMEAEGAVVTVSDINQDMLDVGIERAMERGIDTLVWSRQNAEELSFPDRFFDAYTIAFGIRNVTHIDKALAEAHRVLKYGGRFFCLEFSTTEWPGFKEVYDAYSHKLVPKIGSMIAGDAESYRYLIESIRRFPPMPEFEGMVRKAGFKHTKVEPILGGLVAIHSGWKV; this is translated from the coding sequence ATGAGCAGCGACATCGGCAGCGAGCCCACTTCGACCGAAACCGAAACCGTCTCCTTCGGCTACGAGGACGTGGCGGCAGCGGACAAGGAAGGGCGCGTCGGCGCAGTCTTCTCCTCCGTCGCGCGCAAGTACGACGTGATGAACGACGCCATGTCGGTCGGCATGCACCGCCTGTGGAAGGACAAGTTCGTGCGCCGCGTGCGCCCGCGTCCGGGCGAGCAGATCCTCGACATGGCGGGCGGCACCGGCGACATCGCCTTCCGCATGGAGGCCGAGGGCGCAGTCGTCACCGTGTCCGACATCAACCAGGACATGCTGGACGTCGGCATCGAGCGCGCCATGGAGCGCGGCATCGACACCCTCGTCTGGTCGCGCCAGAACGCCGAGGAACTGAGCTTCCCCGACCGCTTCTTCGATGCCTACACGATCGCCTTCGGCATCCGCAACGTGACGCACATCGACAAGGCGCTGGCCGAGGCGCATCGCGTGCTGAAGTACGGCGGACGCTTCTTCTGCCTCGAATTCTCGACCACCGAATGGCCGGGCTTCAAGGAAGTCTACGACGCCTATTCGCACAAGCTGGTCCCCAAGATCGGCTCGATGATCGCGGGCGACGCGGAGTCCTACCGCTACCTCATCGAATCGATCCGCCGCTTCCCGCCGATGCCCGAGTTCGAGGGCATGGTGCGCAAGGCCGGGTTCAAGCACACCAAGGTGGAGCCGATACTCGGCGGCCTCGTCGCGATCCATTCGGGCTGGAAGGTCTGA
- a CDS encoding CHAT domain-containing protein: MTDELPGELSGAGVRLIGLTATPTGPDTLRRSRGEAGSDDADALIASALDGAGMTVVADVVVAPPAAVPEAGLRRSRGSAEPAPHIEVDVGADETAVVLLEAEGGVFNWVFPEEVQTRRARGSGPQTLTFVLEPPAPEAPDRRSWAGALVNRLVEPVRVRVTRFAANLAIDALVERIEGEIVEGPVLMDGPALGWVAKGPRFAAPPTVRPGARVLLFVHGTFSTVRGSFSALEQTAEGKAFLDAARAHYDLVLGVDHRTLADDPEANAELFEKALGFLPDGTEIDAIGYSRGGLVLRAVVARLGARLAFRKLVFVGCTNAGTHLAEPENWRSLVDLYTSILVAGSKLLGMATVPVVATVTEQAIRLVAGFVKAMPQIGVEEGKVPGLAAMRPGSATVTRLAKADALGGAGPVHAIAAEFEPASFDLNKGMTPQLAAFLGDRMVDRLFGTANDLVVDTASMADFGAATAAPAWPALLTIPAADSIYHVIYFATPRVADALQSWLIGQPAMAAPPPMAAAPAPVASAPPPRRSRPSTAPAIDAPVLEAAPPPDFTAEALDAFAEAPTAGAAAPPEADHAACYFSAEMDSAPVVTMPVPLFVTVSPEKIVVSGPSAATDAPVMASRSEPAMVTVTALANCEVVGKATQRLTIPDDVARFEVRGSTPGAARVQVEIVQGAAPLASLLLEPVFLPDTGNTIRAEARAVPDRACPGNAATLRIYELRQQDGSLLIRYDLSGKGLAEAWDKVLPASFSMETFVGQFLGKLDAAYNQSRTEYKLFLSRITDFAVDSTNQLVPAEVRAALWEHRDRIDAVQVISDSPYMPWELLYIDDPAGGGLENRGFLAEWGLVRWMYNAVWPGDTIQLRGDRVRYVIPDYLNVRDKLPQATQEREMLTHLFGPGAVPVERLEGETHSESVNRFLSKNATECDLLHFACHGEAQQMAVLNSDLVLSGEVTEKGTIADDLLPSSAVKRRALFRGRDAEPSGLVFVNACQTGKPGEGISGVSGFADAFLRPVTDGGAAAFVGALWSVGDTLARTFADTFYARLLAGERLVDAVKDARRACQSESDFTWLAYTIYGNPFARKG; this comes from the coding sequence ATGACGGATGAATTGCCCGGAGAGTTGTCTGGCGCGGGCGTGCGCCTGATCGGCCTGACTGCAACACCCACCGGACCCGACACGCTGCGACGATCGCGGGGCGAAGCAGGTAGTGATGACGCCGACGCGCTGATCGCCTCGGCCCTCGACGGCGCGGGGATGACCGTCGTCGCCGATGTCGTCGTCGCGCCGCCTGCCGCCGTTCCCGAAGCGGGCCTGCGTCGCAGCCGGGGCTCAGCCGAACCCGCTCCCCATATCGAGGTGGACGTGGGGGCGGACGAGACCGCCGTGGTCCTGCTCGAAGCCGAGGGCGGCGTGTTCAACTGGGTCTTCCCCGAGGAAGTCCAGACCCGCCGCGCGCGCGGCAGCGGGCCGCAGACGCTCACTTTCGTGCTGGAGCCGCCCGCGCCCGAGGCGCCGGACCGGCGAAGCTGGGCGGGCGCTCTGGTCAACCGGCTGGTGGAGCCGGTGCGCGTGCGCGTCACCCGCTTCGCCGCCAACCTTGCCATCGATGCGCTGGTGGAGCGGATCGAGGGGGAGATCGTCGAAGGCCCGGTGCTGATGGACGGCCCGGCGCTCGGCTGGGTGGCCAAGGGGCCAAGGTTCGCGGCTCCCCCGACGGTGCGCCCCGGCGCGCGGGTGCTGCTGTTCGTCCACGGCACCTTCTCCACCGTGCGCGGCAGCTTCTCCGCACTGGAACAGACCGCCGAGGGCAAGGCGTTCCTCGACGCGGCGCGGGCGCATTACGACCTCGTGCTGGGCGTCGATCACCGCACCCTCGCCGACGACCCGGAGGCCAACGCCGAACTGTTCGAGAAGGCGCTCGGCTTCCTGCCCGACGGGACCGAGATCGACGCCATCGGCTACAGCCGGGGCGGCCTCGTCCTGCGCGCGGTGGTGGCGCGGCTGGGGGCGCGGCTCGCCTTCCGCAAGCTGGTCTTCGTGGGCTGCACCAATGCGGGCACGCATCTGGCCGAACCGGAGAACTGGCGCTCTCTGGTCGATCTCTACACCAGCATCCTCGTCGCCGGCAGCAAGCTGCTGGGCATGGCGACGGTGCCGGTGGTGGCGACCGTGACGGAACAGGCGATCCGGCTCGTCGCGGGCTTCGTGAAGGCGATGCCGCAGATCGGCGTGGAGGAAGGCAAGGTGCCCGGCCTCGCCGCCATGCGCCCCGGCAGCGCCACCGTCACGCGGCTGGCGAAGGCGGATGCTTTGGGCGGCGCGGGGCCGGTCCACGCCATCGCCGCCGAGTTCGAGCCCGCCTCCTTCGACCTGAACAAGGGCATGACGCCGCAACTGGCCGCGTTCCTGGGGGACCGGATGGTCGACCGGCTGTTCGGCACCGCCAACGACCTCGTCGTCGACACCGCCTCGATGGCGGACTTCGGCGCGGCGACGGCGGCCCCGGCATGGCCCGCGCTGCTGACGATCCCGGCGGCGGATTCGATCTACCACGTCATCTACTTCGCCACTCCGCGCGTGGCGGATGCGCTGCAGTCGTGGCTGATCGGCCAGCCGGCGATGGCGGCGCCACCACCGATGGCGGCCGCGCCCGCGCCGGTCGCCTCCGCACCGCCACCCCGCCGCAGCCGCCCGAGCACGGCCCCGGCCATCGACGCGCCGGTCCTCGAAGCCGCTCCGCCTCCCGACTTCACCGCCGAGGCGCTGGACGCCTTCGCCGAAGCGCCGACAGCGGGAGCAGCCGCTCCGCCCGAGGCCGACCACGCCGCCTGCTACTTCTCGGCGGAGATGGACTCCGCCCCCGTGGTGACGATGCCGGTGCCGCTGTTCGTCACCGTCTCGCCCGAGAAGATCGTCGTGTCCGGCCCCTCCGCCGCGACCGACGCGCCGGTCATGGCGTCCCGCTCGGAGCCCGCGATGGTCACCGTCACCGCCCTCGCCAACTGCGAGGTCGTCGGCAAGGCGACGCAGCGGCTGACGATCCCGGACGACGTCGCCCGCTTCGAGGTGCGCGGCTCCACCCCCGGCGCCGCGCGGGTGCAGGTGGAGATCGTGCAGGGCGCCGCCCCCCTCGCCTCGCTGCTGCTGGAGCCGGTGTTCCTGCCCGATACCGGCAACACCATCCGCGCCGAGGCCCGCGCCGTCCCCGACCGCGCCTGCCCCGGCAACGCCGCCACCTTGCGGATCTACGAACTGCGCCAGCAGGACGGCAGCCTGCTCATCCGCTACGACCTGTCGGGCAAGGGCCTCGCCGAAGCGTGGGACAAGGTGCTGCCCGCGAGCTTCAGCATGGAGACCTTCGTCGGCCAGTTCCTCGGCAAGCTCGACGCCGCCTACAACCAGAGCAGGACCGAATATAAGCTGTTCCTCAGCCGCATCACCGACTTCGCGGTCGATTCCACCAACCAGCTCGTCCCCGCCGAAGTGCGCGCGGCGCTGTGGGAGCATCGCGACCGGATCGACGCGGTGCAGGTGATCTCCGACAGCCCCTACATGCCGTGGGAACTGCTCTACATCGACGATCCGGCGGGCGGCGGGTTGGAGAACCGGGGCTTCCTGGCTGAATGGGGGCTGGTGCGCTGGATGTACAACGCCGTCTGGCCCGGCGACACGATCCAGCTTCGCGGCGACCGCGTCCGCTACGTCATCCCCGACTACCTCAACGTGCGCGACAAGCTGCCGCAGGCGACGCAGGAGCGCGAGATGCTCACCCACCTGTTCGGCCCCGGCGCGGTCCCGGTCGAGCGGCTGGAGGGCGAGACGCACAGCGAGAGCGTCAATCGCTTCCTCTCCAAGAACGCCACCGAATGCGACCTCCTCCACTTCGCCTGCCACGGCGAGGCGCAGCAGATGGCGGTGCTCAATTCCGACCTCGTCCTGTCCGGCGAAGTCACGGAAAAAGGCACCATCGCCGACGACCTGCTCCCCTCCAGCGCGGTCAAGCGCCGCGCTCTGTTCCGTGGCCGGGACGCGGAGCCGAGCGGCCTCGTCTTCGTCAACGCCTGCCAGACCGGCAAGCCCGGAGAGGGGATCTCGGGCGTCTCGGGCTTCGCCGACGCCTTCCTGCGCCCGGTGACGGACGGCGGCGCGGCAGCTTTCGTGGGGGCGCTGTGGTCGGTGGGGGACACGCTGGCGCGGACCTTCGCCGACACCTTCTACGCCCGCCTGCTCGCCGGGGAGCGGCTGGTCGACGCGGTGAAGGACGCCCGGCGCGCCTGCCAGAGCGAGAGCGACTTCACCTGGCTCGCCTACACCATCTACGGCAACCCCTTCGCCCGCAAAGGATGA
- the dut gene encoding dUTP diphosphatase: MHSPDEVPVMVKILPHGQGLDLPAYATEGAAGMDVVSAEDVTIAPGGRHAVATGLSVAIPAGYEIQVRPRSGLALKHGISVPNSPGTVDSDYRGEVKIILINHGAEGFDIRRGDRVAQLVLAPVTRASWVAVEELDDTARGEGGFGSTGGVVALGS, encoded by the coding sequence ATGCACTCGCCGGATGAAGTCCCCGTCATGGTCAAGATCCTGCCGCACGGGCAGGGGCTGGACCTGCCCGCCTATGCCACCGAGGGCGCTGCGGGCATGGACGTGGTCTCGGCAGAGGACGTGACGATCGCGCCAGGGGGCCGTCATGCCGTGGCGACGGGCCTGTCGGTGGCGATCCCCGCCGGTTACGAGATCCAGGTCCGCCCGCGTTCGGGCCTTGCCTTGAAGCACGGGATTTCGGTGCCCAATTCGCCGGGCACGGTCGATTCCGACTATCGCGGCGAGGTGAAGATCATCCTCATCAACCACGGCGCGGAAGGTTTCGACATCCGTCGAGGCGACCGCGTGGCGCAACTCGTGCTCGCGCCGGTGACGCGCGCATCGTGGGTCGCGGTGGAGGAACTTGACGATACGGCGCGCGGCGAGGGCGGCTTCGGTTCGACCGGCGGCGTGGTGGCTCTGGGAAGCTGA
- a CDS encoding MAPEG family protein: MSVNPTLIFLPMLAVVALTFVAFIRMVVARSAIIKGMDPSYYRAHIGNPEPENARAAVRHWDNLFEFPTLFFAACLTGFVLAVVGKWTLIFAWGFVAARVLQSLVHMTYNNPAHRGGAFVLGVLFSLALWINLGVSIFARV; encoded by the coding sequence ATGTCCGTGAACCCGACCCTGATCTTCCTGCCGATGCTTGCCGTCGTCGCGCTGACCTTCGTCGCCTTCATCCGCATGGTGGTGGCGCGCTCGGCGATCATCAAGGGCATGGACCCCAGCTACTACCGCGCCCACATCGGCAATCCCGAGCCGGAAAACGCCCGCGCGGCGGTGCGCCACTGGGACAACCTGTTCGAATTCCCGACGCTGTTCTTCGCCGCCTGCCTGACCGGCTTCGTGCTGGCGGTGGTCGGCAAGTGGACGCTGATCTTCGCCTGGGGCTTCGTCGCCGCGCGCGTGCTGCAGAGCCTGGTCCACATGACCTACAACAACCCCGCCCATCGCGGCGGCGCCTTCGTGCTGGGCGTGCTGTTCTCGCTGGCGCTGTGGATCAACCTCGGCGTCTCGATCTTCGCGCGGGTCTGA
- the ubiB gene encoding 2-polyprenylphenol 6-hydroxylase, with protein sequence MTTTPVHIARLLKWGRVLARHGALRGIENDRNAPAPVKRLCRIARFGARQPLEPDYAGAFQEIGPAAIKLGQALATRPDLVGEGPAHNLLTLQDSLPPVPFSEIRAQIESTFGRPLEAIFASVEETPVGAASIAQVHRAVTPDGRDVAVKVLRPGIREQFARDVETYEWAAAHLEVLGAEAARLRPRAVIANLKRWTLREFDLRREAASASELADAMKGIDDYRVPDIDWDRTNGSVLTVEWIDGIKMSNLPALREAGHDMPALARRLVLTFLTQAISCGFFHADMHQGNLFVQGGPEHTTIVAIDFGIMGRINRQARLWLAEILYGLTTGNYRRVAEIHFEAQYVPSYHTVEEFATALRAVGEPMRGKPVSELSVGQMLDGLFAITRDFDMAVQPHLLLLQKTMVMVEGLATALDPEINMWDVAAPFVKGWIRDELGPEAVIVDRVREDIETLMRLPSLVRRIEERFPPKGGAPEQAPLPEVELIWDRRRRKRESNHWGGYALAAILGGAAAWALTYWTLLN encoded by the coding sequence GTGACCACCACCCCCGTCCATATCGCGCGCCTGCTCAAGTGGGGCCGCGTCCTTGCGCGTCACGGGGCGCTGCGCGGGATCGAGAATGACCGCAACGCACCCGCGCCGGTCAAGCGCCTGTGCCGCATCGCCCGCTTCGGCGCGCGCCAGCCGCTTGAGCCCGACTACGCAGGCGCCTTCCAGGAGATCGGCCCCGCCGCGATCAAGCTGGGGCAGGCGCTGGCGACCCGGCCCGACCTTGTCGGCGAAGGCCCCGCGCACAACCTGCTGACCTTGCAGGACAGCCTGCCGCCGGTGCCGTTCTCGGAAATCCGCGCGCAGATCGAAAGCACCTTCGGTCGCCCGCTGGAGGCGATCTTCGCCTCGGTGGAGGAGACGCCGGTCGGCGCGGCCTCGATCGCGCAGGTCCACCGCGCGGTGACGCCGGACGGACGCGACGTGGCGGTCAAGGTGCTGCGGCCCGGCATCCGCGAGCAGTTCGCCCGCGATGTCGAGACTTACGAATGGGCCGCCGCGCACCTCGAAGTGCTGGGCGCCGAGGCCGCGCGCCTGCGCCCACGCGCGGTGATCGCCAACCTCAAGCGCTGGACCCTGCGCGAATTCGACCTGCGGCGCGAGGCGGCTTCGGCCTCCGAACTGGCCGATGCGATGAAGGGGATCGACGATTACCGCGTTCCCGACATCGACTGGGACCGCACTAACGGCTCGGTGCTGACGGTCGAGTGGATCGACGGCATCAAGATGAGCAACCTGCCCGCCTTGCGCGAGGCGGGGCACGACATGCCCGCACTCGCCCGCAGGCTGGTGCTGACGTTCCTGACGCAGGCGATTTCTTGCGGATTCTTCCATGCCGACATGCACCAGGGCAACCTGTTCGTGCAGGGCGGCCCGGAGCACACCACCATCGTCGCCATCGACTTCGGCATCATGGGCCGCATCAATCGGCAGGCGCGGCTGTGGCTGGCGGAAATCCTCTATGGCCTGACCACCGGCAACTACCGCCGCGTGGCCGAGATTCATTTCGAGGCGCAGTACGTCCCCAGCTATCACACGGTAGAGGAATTCGCGACCGCCCTTCGCGCCGTGGGCGAGCCGATGCGCGGCAAGCCGGTGTCGGAACTGTCGGTCGGGCAGATGCTCGACGGGCTCTTCGCGATCACCCGCGATTTCGACATGGCGGTGCAGCCGCACCTGCTGCTGCTCCAGAAGACCATGGTCATGGTCGAGGGGCTGGCGACCGCGCTCGATCCCGAGATCAACATGTGGGATGTCGCCGCGCCGTTCGTGAAGGGCTGGATCCGCGACGAACTCGGCCCCGAGGCGGTGATCGTCGACCGCGTGCGCGAGGATATCGAGACGCTGATGCGCCTGCCCTCGCTGGTGCGCCGGATCGAGGAACGCTTCCCGCCCAAGGGCGGCGCGCCCGAGCAGGCCCCGCTGCCCGAGGTCGAGCTGATCTGGGATCGGCGACGCCGTAAACGCGAAAGTAACCACTGGGGTGGCTATGCTCTGGCCGCAATCCTCGGGGGCGCGGCGGCGTGGGCACTGACGTACTGGACTCTTCTGAACTGA
- a CDS encoding glutathione S-transferase family protein: protein MWHIYQFPLCPFSRKVRLLMAEKGIAYELQTARPWEGEDRLFAMNPAGRTPVIRETEKGHVLSDSRAICEYFEETVDRNPLISGTAQQRAEIRRLIAMFDENFYNDVSGPLLLERMKKRLVLRQSPDAKALRESMKLAHDYLDYIDYLIDNRPWLSGATMTLADLAAAAQLSVADYLGGLDWSSHEQARGWYLVMKSRPSFRPLLSERMEVIQPPSHYAEVDA, encoded by the coding sequence ATGTGGCACATCTATCAGTTCCCGCTCTGCCCCTTCAGCCGCAAGGTTCGCCTGCTCATGGCCGAGAAGGGCATCGCCTATGAACTGCAGACCGCGCGCCCGTGGGAAGGCGAGGACCGCCTCTTCGCGATGAACCCCGCCGGGCGCACGCCCGTGATCCGCGAGACCGAGAAGGGCCACGTCCTGTCGGACAGCCGCGCCATCTGCGAGTATTTCGAGGAGACGGTGGACCGCAACCCGCTCATCAGCGGCACCGCCCAGCAGCGCGCCGAGATCCGCCGCCTGATCGCGATGTTCGACGAGAACTTCTATAACGACGTATCCGGCCCGCTGCTGCTGGAGCGCATGAAGAAGCGCCTCGTCCTGCGCCAGTCGCCGGACGCCAAGGCGCTGCGCGAATCGATGAAGCTCGCGCACGACTACCTCGACTACATCGACTACCTGATCGACAACCGGCCCTGGCTGTCGGGCGCGACGATGACGCTGGCGGACCTCGCCGCAGCGGCGCAGCTTTCCGTGGCGGACTACCTCGGCGGCCTCGACTGGTCGAGCCACGAACAGGCGCGCGGCTGGTACCTGGTGATGAAGTCGCGCCCCTCGTTCCGCCCGCTGCTGTCCGAGCGCATGGAAGTGATCCAGCCGCCGAGCCACTATGCCGAGGTGGATGCCTGA
- a CDS encoding VOC family protein has translation MLLKSIRLGSNDLAKTRAFYDATFGALGLSPCSTPEQYPIVMWDLGGVRFLLGPARDGEASTFANGGTILFEAQSEDAVREWHAAGLAACGSDEGAPEAKPQARGAFGAYLRDPDGNKLGVYHGLAMG, from the coding sequence GTGCTGCTCAAGTCCATCCGCCTGGGATCGAACGACCTTGCGAAGACCCGCGCCTTCTACGACGCCACTTTCGGCGCGCTGGGCCTCTCCCCCTGTTCCACCCCCGAACAGTACCCGATCGTGATGTGGGATCTGGGCGGCGTGCGCTTCCTCCTCGGCCCCGCGCGCGACGGGGAGGCGAGCACCTTCGCCAACGGCGGCACCATCCTGTTCGAAGCGCAGAGCGAGGACGCGGTGCGCGAATGGCATGCCGCCGGACTTGCCGCCTGTGGCTCGGACGAAGGCGCGCCCGAGGCCAAGCCACAGGCACGCGGCGCTTTCGGCGCGTACCTGCGCGATCCCGACGGGAACAAGCTCGGCGTCTACCACGGCCTCGCGATGGGTTAG
- a CDS encoding ribonucleotide-diphosphate reductase subunit beta, which translates to MSLLEARKTYKPFEYPWAYDFWKIQQQVHWLPEEVPLGEDCRDWVQNISEHERNLLTQIFRFFTQADVEVQDCYHEKYARVFKPTEIKMMLTAFSNMETVHIAAYSHLLDTIGMPESEYGAFLEYSELKDKHDYLQKFGVDNDEDIARTLAMFGGFTEGVQLFASFAMLMNFPRFNKMKGMGQIVSWSVRDESLHCEGIIKLFHTFVQERGCLTKAVKDDIADQCQTTIRLEDNFIDLAFELGPVPGMTPKDIKKYIRFIADWRLGQLGLKPIYLIDEHPLPWLQPLLNGVEHANFFETRATEYSKGATRGDWNTVWSNFDSRKKVRANDEITVDDGSEPGLFGEVAAE; encoded by the coding sequence ATGTCCCTTCTCGAAGCCCGCAAGACCTACAAGCCATTCGAATATCCGTGGGCTTACGACTTCTGGAAGATCCAGCAGCAGGTTCACTGGCTGCCCGAGGAAGTGCCGCTGGGCGAGGACTGCCGCGACTGGGTGCAGAACATCTCGGAGCATGAGCGCAACCTGCTCACCCAGATCTTCCGCTTCTTCACCCAGGCCGACGTCGAGGTGCAGGACTGCTACCACGAGAAGTACGCGCGGGTCTTCAAGCCGACCGAGATCAAGATGATGCTGACCGCGTTCTCCAACATGGAGACGGTCCACATCGCCGCCTATTCGCACCTGCTCGACACCATCGGCATGCCCGAGAGCGAATACGGCGCGTTCCTTGAGTACTCCGAACTCAAGGACAAGCACGACTACCTGCAGAAGTTCGGCGTCGACAACGACGAGGACATCGCGCGCACCCTCGCCATGTTCGGCGGCTTCACCGAGGGCGTGCAGCTCTTCGCCAGCTTCGCGATGCTGATGAACTTCCCGCGCTTCAACAAGATGAAGGGCATGGGCCAGATCGTCAGCTGGTCGGTGCGCGACGAATCGCTGCACTGCGAAGGCATCATCAAGCTGTTCCACACCTTCGTGCAGGAGCGCGGCTGCCTGACCAAGGCGGTGAAGGACGACATCGCCGACCAGTGCCAGACGACGATCCGCCTTGAGGACAACTTCATCGACCTCGCCTTCGAGCTGGGCCCGGTCCCGGGCATGACGCCCAAGGACATCAAGAAGTACATCCGCTTCATCGCCGACTGGCGTCTCGGCCAGCTGGGCCTCAAGCCGATCTACCTGATCGACGAGCACCCGCTGCCCTGGCTCCAGCCGCTGCTCAACGGCGTCGAGCACGCGAACTTCTTCGAGACCCGCGCCACGGAATACTCGAAGGGCGCGACGCGCGGCGACTGGAACACCGTGTGGTCGAACTTCGACTCGCGCAAGAAGGTCCGCGCCAACGACGAGATCACCGTGGACGACGGCTCCGAGCCGGGCCTGTTCGGCGAGGTCGCGGCGGAGTAA
- a CDS encoding DUF1294 domain-containing protein: MRAAEAALVALAILNIVAFAAFGFDKARSQRKGQRVPERTLLLLALVGGTAGAYAGRSAFQHKTRKQPFVMRLHAVAALQVVALVGLAWWRG, from the coding sequence ATGCGCGCAGCCGAGGCCGCGCTCGTAGCGCTGGCCATCCTGAACATCGTCGCCTTCGCGGCGTTCGGCTTCGACAAGGCGCGCTCGCAGCGTAAGGGACAGCGGGTCCCGGAGCGGACCCTGCTGCTGCTCGCACTGGTGGGCGGGACGGCCGGGGCCTATGCGGGGCGCAGCGCGTTCCAGCACAAGACGCGCAAGCAGCCGTTCGTCATGCGGTTGCACGCGGTCGCGGCGTTGCAGGTCGTGGCGTTGGTGGGGCTCGCGTGGTGGCGGGGTTGA